A portion of the Bulleidia sp. zg-1006 genome contains these proteins:
- a CDS encoding DNA polymerase IV, whose protein sequence is MSRVYFHVDLNAFFASAEVLRDPSLKGKPIVVSGQTKRSVVTTASYEARVYGVHSAMPIVLAKKLCPELEIVEGHYSYYRNLSNEFMDIVHSFSPYVEKASIDECYVDMTEAIQKYEHPLDLAILLQKMIYQKTGLGCSIGIGPNLFLAKMASDMKKPMGITVLRIRDVKEKLWPLDVKEMRGIGRKTLPKVTALGIQTIGDLANYKPIEDLEKIFKNGIHSLLDRCHGIDHTALELDWQRKSLGVSETLLEDVTDYEELRGLLRSLSKKLHHNLEKEKKVGKALSIRITYYNFRTVSRSLPVKQGIYLETDIFEHALRLFDQYWEYEEPVRLLGITITDFMDKQQSTKQLNLFEMEKKDTTQQMIDEINRLTSVPLLKRANQAKKKEKGKEMV, encoded by the coding sequence ATGTCTAGAGTATATTTTCATGTTGATTTAAATGCTTTCTTTGCGAGTGCGGAAGTTCTTCGAGATCCTAGTTTAAAGGGTAAGCCAATCGTTGTATCGGGTCAAACAAAACGTTCGGTTGTAACAACAGCTTCTTATGAAGCAAGAGTCTATGGCGTTCATTCTGCAATGCCCATTGTTTTAGCGAAGAAACTTTGTCCGGAATTAGAAATTGTGGAAGGGCATTATTCGTATTATCGTAATCTATCTAATGAGTTTATGGATATTGTTCATTCCTTTTCTCCTTATGTAGAGAAAGCTTCAATTGATGAATGTTACGTGGACATGACGGAAGCTATTCAAAAATATGAACATCCTTTAGATTTAGCGATTTTATTACAAAAAATGATTTATCAGAAAACCGGGCTAGGTTGTTCGATTGGTATCGGTCCAAATCTTTTTCTAGCGAAGATGGCAAGTGATATGAAAAAACCGATGGGAATAACGGTTTTGCGTATTCGTGATGTAAAGGAAAAGTTGTGGCCTTTAGATGTCAAGGAAATGCGTGGTATTGGCAGAAAGACTTTACCAAAGGTAACAGCATTAGGTATTCAAACTATCGGGGATTTGGCGAATTATAAGCCAATTGAAGACTTAGAAAAAATCTTTAAGAACGGAATACATTCGTTATTAGATAGATGTCATGGCATTGATCACACTGCTTTAGAACTGGATTGGCAAAGAAAATCCCTAGGTGTATCGGAAACCTTGCTGGAAGATGTAACGGATTATGAAGAATTAAGGGGTTTATTACGTTCTTTATCAAAAAAATTACACCATAACTTAGAAAAAGAGAAAAAGGTTGGTAAAGCACTTTCCATTCGTATCACTTATTATAACTTCCGTACAGTTTCCAGATCGTTACCGGTGAAACAGGGGATTTATTTGGAAACAGATATTTTTGAACATGCTTTACGCTTGTTTGATCAGTATTGGGAATATGAAGAACCGGTTCGTCTTTTAGGTATTACAATCACTGATTTTATGGATAAACAACAGTCCACTAAACAACTGAATTTATTTGAAATGGAAAAGAAAGATACTACCCAACAGATGATTGATGAAATCAATCGTCTTACATCTGTTCCTTTATTAAAAAGAGCTAATCAAGCTAAGAAAAAAGAAAAGGGGAAGGAAATGGTATGA
- a CDS encoding tyrosine-type recombinase/integrase, with protein MKLEQAFKQFHLHLEINQGKSPKTIQSYENDLRQYIAYLKENHIQDSKQVTLQLVQSFLTKQSAIKSPNSVVHMATSIRNFHEDIEFSTGEENPVSLIQAHKDEQYLPSFLSVEEVERLLNSFMRSDPRQDLNRTILELIYACGLRISELCSLTIAQVQLETGVLRVLGKGNKERIVPIPSQVVVDLDHYLNTIRPLWNKNKTNTFFINRLGNKITPRSMQLLLKRKTVECGFQQEITPHSLRHTYATHLLQGGADLRIIQELLGHSNIKTTEIYTHVQNKQLFDAYQNFHPLSKKK; from the coding sequence ATGAAACTAGAACAAGCTTTCAAACAATTTCATCTTCACTTGGAAATTAACCAAGGGAAAAGTCCTAAGACCATTCAATCGTATGAAAATGATTTAAGACAATATATTGCTTATTTAAAAGAAAATCATATTCAAGATAGCAAACAAGTAACACTTCAACTGGTACAAAGTTTCTTAACGAAACAATCAGCGATAAAATCTCCAAATTCGGTTGTTCATATGGCAACGAGTATTCGTAATTTTCATGAAGATATCGAATTTTCAACGGGAGAAGAAAATCCGGTTTCTCTAATTCAAGCTCATAAAGATGAGCAATATTTACCATCCTTTTTAAGTGTTGAGGAGGTAGAACGCTTACTAAATAGTTTTATGAGATCTGATCCTAGGCAGGATCTTAATCGAACTATCTTAGAGCTAATTTACGCTTGTGGATTACGCATTTCAGAATTATGTTCTTTAACAATAGCGCAAGTGCAATTGGAAACCGGAGTACTTCGTGTACTTGGTAAAGGGAATAAGGAAAGAATTGTACCTATTCCTAGTCAAGTAGTGGTTGATTTAGATCATTATTTAAACACAATTCGACCTCTTTGGAACAAGAATAAAACCAATACATTCTTTATCAATCGTCTTGGTAATAAAATCACGCCAAGAAGCATGCAACTTCTTTTAAAGAGAAAAACAGTAGAATGCGGTTTTCAACAGGAAATTACACCACATAGTTTAAGGCATACTTATGCGACACACTTACTACAAGGTGGTGCTGATTTACGTATCATTCAAGAACTTCTTGGTCATTCAAACATCAAGACAACAGAGATTTATACACATGTTCAAAATAAACAATTATTTGATGCTTATCAAAACTTTCATCCTTTATCTAAGAAAAAGTAA